A stretch of DNA from Thunnus thynnus chromosome 16, fThuThy2.1, whole genome shotgun sequence:
ATTGGGGTGAGTAACACTGCTGGAGGAGTTAGACAAAAACACTATACAATAGATATTTGTCTGCCTGTCTGGACTGGTTGATAGAGTGTTTACTCTTATAAAAGTTTCCTCCCATGCtttgttaaatgtgacatgCAGGGAAAGGCTGACACTTTAGTACTTTCTTGTTATATGAATCATCAACAGGCTTTCTTAGTTATTGATCAATGAAGCTGAAAGGTGAATTTTGTCACTGAAAAGTAATATTCTTATTAACTGTCATTTCCATGGTCTGTTTTTTCATATGAAAAATCACGATGATGTGGAACAACTGGATGCTAGATGATGCTTTGTGTTACGATTTAATCAgattgaattaattaatttatcttATTAATTTTTGATAGAAACAGTACAGTTTTATTACAGATTCCTcttttaatatgttttcattccacttttttgctcaaaaaactaaaatgtgtttgttagGGTTTGATTTTGAATAACATAGCACACGTAACAACTTATGTTAGTAGCAGTTAGTGAATTGTTTACTTAAATTTGAAGCTCtctttttattcaaaatatgagaaaatacCATTATAgtcatttaaaggaccagtgtgtaagatttagtggcaacTAGTGAATGGACTTGACAggaatggaatataatattcataagtgtgttttaattagtgtataatcacctgaaaataagaataatcgTGTTTTCGTTaacttagaatgagccctttatatctacataaggagcgggtcctcttccacagaacCCGCCATGTTGTtgtaccgccatgtttctacagttgcccagaacagaaaaaccaaacactggatctagagagggcctttcccGTTTTTCGCGGCCATTGTAGGTTCtgctacacacttggaaggggagggggaggggtattcatttggttgcaatctgcaacctcactgctagatgccactaaatcctacacactggtcctttaaaaatgcaaaaactgtattcacaattttaaaaatagctaactaaaacattaaaaaacaggaaagcaAGTGTATTACacaaaattaatacaaaaactAGCCTAAAGcggtgagagtaattacaaaacaGATGTGAGACGTGCTTACGCCATGGGCTCCACCATAGCCTACTcctaatgctaatgttgcaactgtaaaatggtggataaattgttttgggCAACACCCGCAGAATTACTAATTTCACAATcaaaatttgatccatttggtctgataacatttggaaagtctagctGAGCTGCACACATAAGGTGTTAAACAGAGAGCTAACCAGAAGTTAGTTGCTCGGCTAATAGCTAAGCTTTTCACTTAGctattcttctttttctttctttttttattagcaaCATTTGGTGGTATTTTTTCTCCACAGGAGAGGAACCAAGCGGCAGACCTGCAAGAGGAAGGTGGTTGAGGATAGACTTCCAGAAGTTATTTAGAGGCAACAGAGCTCAAGCTGGTCTAAACACCATCTCTGTAACTGATGGACACCTCTCACCTGGCGATAAGGAACCCCAAAATGGTCAGTTAATGGAGCTAACATCAGATACATCCAGCCATTAGCCAGTTGTTAGCCAACCATTAACTGTTAATGTTTGAATAGGACTGCACTgcagaaaacaggaagaaacagaaatattttaggAACAGAGATAAAGTTAATGGTTGAATTCTGTTTCTACAATAAACATGTCTTCAAGGCCACAAACactatatttttacacatactGAAAAGCATGTGCAAAAGTATATGAAAagtaggcactaaaagtaaactGAGGATGCtctcaaaaataatgccatgaatagtttttatttatcaattaacttagCTTTGcgtttaaaacagcagcagttctcctcagtacacctgcacacagtttttcaggtactcGGCAGGCCAGTTGTTCAGTTGTTCCTCAGCTTGGATGCTGACGGGACCGTCCTCACGCTCTGTCCAGCGAGGGGAGAACCTTCCAGTTGGTGGGGGAAAAAGCATGTGCATGGGGTTAAGTCCTTTAGCAAGCTCGCTCACAGAGAAAGCAACGCTTCCTCCTGCACATTTACAATGGAATGGCAGTGTTCGTGCAGCTGCTTCTTAACGCTGCAGTGATATCACGGCTGCGTTGCCAGGACTCCCGGTGGTGTTGGTGTGTCTCTGCCAATCAGAGACGAAACTCTAATGCGTCCCACAGAGTTCACACCAAGGTGCAAACTAAGCAAAACATGCTGGGAGATGGAGtccattttggactctttgtTTGACTGGGCGCCATTCTTTGTTATCAGGCTTTGTGACTGAATGCAGGCCTGTctttgtctcatgcacatgGAGTATGAGGCCCAATAGAAAGTGATTCCAGGAAGTTTAGATGCCACATTTTATTGTAAACACCATCTCCAACAGCTCAAAACAAGGTCTGCTCTTTGCTTTTCTCCCTCAGTGATACCCACATTTGAAGAACTCCTTGAGGCAAACCATTTGTTTGAGGCCAGCCAGCTgctgatagagagagaggagcatcTATTTGGGGAGATAACAGAAGCAGAGGCACTTGAACATCAGGAGGAAGAAGTAGACAGGCTTGATGCAGACCGCAGAGCCCTGAAGGACCTCGTAGTGCAGATTCTGAAACAGTCTCTCAGCACAGAAGTCAACGCTGAGGCTCTAACGTCTGCTGTGAATGCCGTTTgccaggaggaggagcaggacaAGCAGTGGAAGCAGAGAGATGGGACACCGCCGGCCTGGAGGCCCAGTGGCTGGAAGAAGCTCCACGACTCAACGCTCTGCAGCTTGGTGGAGGAGTGCATGGACAACACCTCCTCCAGCCCTGCAGACCAGGTGGAGAAGTCTCTCCACATCCGCAGCATGGGCGTGCAGCTGAAGCAGGACCTGCTgtgggtggtggaggtggtgaagAGCTGCTACCCACCGGAGCTGAACATCTGTAATTCCTATGCCAGGTGGTACCACCAAACCTTCAGTGCCAGACTCAAAAAGATTGCAGAGTTTGGTCTAGATGACAAGGACTGCACTTCCCTCCTGCTCTGGGTGAACGAGTATTATCCAGAGTGAGTCATTAATTCAATTTAtcttattattataaaacaataacatggTTCAAAATCAACATTTGGTGAAGAATCTTATATTTCTGAATCCATTCTGTTCTATATtggtgtatttttattctggcgGTGTCAGTGCCCAAACATGATAATGTCTGTCCATGTGTTGGTCCATCAGTCCATCCTCTGTCCAACGTATCAGACCAAGATTTCTCAACAACTACTTTCCATTTTCCAGCATTCTCCAGCTTTATATTTGCACTCCACTACTttgattcaagattcaagatccTTTTATTGTCACTCAGCAaaacatcagtgatgcaaagtAGAACGAAACTACGAGCATGgtaccattaaaaacacatttctggaCATTGCACAGGTATGAGagaaaaagactaaaaacacaaGAGCACAGTCAGCAGTGTGTTATTTTGTTGAGCAGTCTTATAGCAGCCGGGTAGAAGCTGTTACTGAACCTGACAGTGCTGCTACGTAGGCTGCTGTACCTCCTGCCTGAGGGCAAGAGGGAGAACAGTCTATTGCAGGGGTGAGTGGAGTCTCTCAGGATGCTGGTCGCTTTAGCCAGTAGGTGTTTTGGGCCAGATCCTCAATAGGTGGCAGTGTCACCCCAATAGTCCTTTCTGCTGTCCTCACTACTCTCCTTAGGGCCTTTCTGTCTGAGGTGTTAGAGTTCTCATACCAGAGAGAGATGCTGCTGGTCAAAACACTCTCAATGGTGCCCCTGTAGAAGATGGtgaggatggatggattgagATGAGCCCTCTTCAGCCTCTGCTGGAATTGTAGACACTGGTGATCCTTTTTCACTAGAGAGGAGGTGTGCAGGTACCAGGACAGGTTATTGGCCACATGAACCCCCAGGAACTTAGTGTACTGTACAGTCTCCACAGTAGTTCCGTTGATGAGTATCGAAGTATGCATGGGCAGTTTCCTCCTGAAGTCAATCACCATCTCACCTTGCagatttatattattaatagaAATATAATCAACAACTAAATGAATTTATATTATTATGGTGAGGTTGTGGAAGCTCCTTATTCAGTTGCCAGAGGAAAGACTTACCAAAAAGATCTTTAACTGGGACCGAGCACACAATTATCCTTGGTCAAGAAGGGTTGCtgcaatattttctctttctgatttgaattttattttcaggaaTAACTTGCAGTGTaatataaatacagttaaacaaaaattattaaagatgTATAAGGAACAATGGAAGGAGGACATTTGTAAGAAGCCAAAGCTCAGAAactcaaatcaaatcaaagacgATTATTATACAGAACCATATATAAAGCTAAACTTACAGAGAAGGCAGAGGTCCTGGAACTGGTACTTCACCACTGGCAATTGAGGTAGGCAGACATAAAGGTATTCCTGAAGAGGAACATTTATGTAGTTTTTGTGATCTTGGTGTTGTCGtggatgaatttcattttgtatttcattgccCTTTGTACAGTGACTTATGgaattgtttgtttgaaaagatAGAATTGAGAAAccctgatttgttttggttatcCGATGCTGAGGTGTTGAGTCGACTTTTTAATATGGAAATCTTTATTTTAGCGAGATTTATAGGAAACGCTTGGCAGCTGAGACGGAGAACATTGTATCCATCATAACAGGACATTTCTTTCAATGTAAACTAGATGTTCTGAAATGCTTTATTTCTGAATCTGTGGAACTGTACATTATGGTATGTCATGTGGCCATCTTGGTTATTTTTGTCTagtgtcttgtaagcccatATGGGCTGGGGACCAGAAAGGTGCAGGACacttaaataaacaattcaataaatcaatcaatcaattatagATTAAGCTACCAAGCTAtatataaagtaattaaaatatgtTACACATAATacatcaataattaataataaaataatatattatttttattttattctgaatTGCATAATGAGTGCTTTTACTTTTGGTACTTAAAGTATATTTTGATGCTTATACTTGTGTACTTTCaataaaattttgaatgcaagatttttttcttgaaacttactgaagtaaaagatctgagtaaTTCATCCACCACTGGTAAATTTAACATCAATATTCATGATCTCCAGAGGATGAAAAAATTCCCATGAAATCCTAATCTGTACAGTTCATGTTTTTTGAATTGTTAATGACTGTGAATGTAATGTCTGCTCTCTGTGTAAGAATCCTTCGAGAGCCAGAGCTGGCCAGTGAGATCGATCACGAAGCGTTGGGAAAGCTGCTGCCTGAAAAGTTACTGGAACCTCTAAAGGAACAGTACCTGAACAAACAACAGGTAGATTCATTACATTTCTAGTTATGTATagcagtttttagttttagtttggtAGTTTTACTCAAATTTCAGGTCtcgtttttgtgttttttacactAGCAGCGATGTCTAACAATCCAGATGTTTGCCTGTCAATGAGTATGATTAAAACTTCTGTGCAGAGTGAGATATCGCAGCAACTATGGGTTAGATTGTCATTACATTTGTCATTACATTTGTtgtggatattcatggtccctAGTAGATGAATCTCAATGTTttacaatacagtacatacaactTTATTAATCTCATTAGGGGCAATTTGTTTGGGGCAGCTTGTTGTTAACACAACacaattacataaaaataaataatgcaatatACAACACAAAAGGAGTAAAAAAACACGAAGTAGCTGTATGTGGAATCCAAAAATAAGATAGATAAATAAACTTAATAGATACAATAAAAAAGATCAGATAAAACATCTAccaacaatgacaatgctacAGAACATTTAGTAGTCGGATTGCAGAAGGAATGAACAATGAACATTCACTTGCTAGAACAAGCCCAGATGAAACTATAATACTTGTTGCTTTCTGGAGGATTTTAGTTGATCTAATCTCGAGCTCCAGCAACAGGCCACATTTTTCTGCCCTCTAGACAATAATCAGTTTTAATATGATTGTCCTGATGACATTTTCACTAGTGCCACCCTGGTAGAATCATAGAAATTCATGCCTTAAACAAaaaagtagagtagagtagtAGAGTGTTATGTGTGTTAAAAGTAACCgctgtatgttgttttttgtacatCCAGAGTGAGCTGACGACTTGCATCGACCGCGTCCTGGAGGAAGCAAAGCAAAAGTGGGATGACGGAGAGGAGCCGTCAAGAAAGGACGGCTGCCTCATCAGCCCTGTGGCCTATGATCTCATTCCGGTACAGTATTATCAacacaatataaacataattatcatttttaaatgcagtaattAATTTGTATCCTCTATCTGTCTTTAGCTCATCAATGGTATTTTGACTACAACTGTAAAAGTTGTGGGAGACCAAAGCAAGGCCCAGGATTTAACTTACCAACTGAAAGATTTACTACAAAGGTAACAAGACTGATTACTTGCTtttaaatattgtcatttataaATGCAATTAGTTCTATTCTTAATGATATCAACACTTCAAATACAAACTCCTGCAGGTTCAGGATCTTCCAAGACGACATCATGAAGCGAAGCAAACCGAACAGCAAGCCGTTCATCAAGGCGATACTCAGCTGTATTGAACATTTCAGGtacttttctgacatttagaCAAACTAACagcttaaaggacgggttcacaatttttcaagtctgtcttaaaacaacagtcaggtgtccacatgaacagtgaaagaggttttcctcgctgtaatcattcctcctgttcatactggctatgaaaagatccttcaaatgtgctttcaatgtaagtgatggaggccaaaatccacagtgtgtccacacagtcatttaaaagttgatgtgaagcttatatgaggcttcagcagtctgagttagtcgtatcaagtggatatctgacacatttacagtctttttagcatcaaattccctctttgtgtttcctcggacagtgtttccctgttgagctgcggtggaagtatagtaacaaaaagag
This window harbors:
- the LOC137199209 gene encoding tumor necrosis factor alpha-induced protein 2-like; protein product: MSFRAKGEEPSGRPARGRWLRIDFQKLFRGNRAQAGLNTISVTDGHLSPGDKEPQNVIPTFEELLEANHLFEASQLLIEREEHLFGEITEAEALEHQEEEVDRLDADRRALKDLVVQILKQSLSTEVNAEALTSAVNAVCQEEEQDKQWKQRDGTPPAWRPSGWKKLHDSTLCSLVEECMDNTSSSPADQVEKSLHIRSMGVQLKQDLLWVVEVVKSCYPPELNICNSYARWYHQTFSARLKKIAEFGLDDKDCTSLLLWVNEYYPEILREPELASEIDHEALGKLLPEKLLEPLKEQYLNKQQSELTTCIDRVLEEAKQKWDDGEEPSRKDGCLISPVAYDLIPLINGILTTTVKVVGDQSKAQDLTYQLKDLLQRFRIFQDDIMKRSKPNSKPFIKAILSCIEHFRDFLVKKSDLFPEDVRESCLSVLMDMKQSAHMYLLSPVHKVLKPQYRKLGTSDWLNKSVFENLLVSTEREIQDLQGSAELCHQDLMGQLHQEVTAEYVKRLLKRKVKLENKERQEKAYMTVKDNAESLHNLFVKMGSKEDWLKEILNNIAEVLKLQDLPAIKLQIVSLGTDYPDLSEKHVSALLKLKTNLTKADRKTVKAILSDTLKPANVVNARPFFSSVPVK